Proteins encoded by one window of Thermobaculum terrenum ATCC BAA-798:
- the murC gene encoding UDP-N-acetylmuramate--L-alanine ligase produces MKVHFVGIGGSGMSSLAGILVGAGEVVTGCDRVLNAQTAELERKGVTIWQGHDESHLDGVDCVVVTKPVMNTSEVLSAVEKGLKVVDRAELLGQLMNGKKGIAIAGTHGKTTTTALVAEILIRSGVDPTVLVGGVPVGWEIGGRYGKDEWMVAEADEYARSFLWLHPELAVITNIEHDHPDIFPTECELVDAFSSFLRGMKPDGKVFVCKESRLAMEVVKGIASASRLYYQTYGVEGGCDWSARVTRKVGGVTCFDIIGPDFMLEGLKTSLPGRHNLINIVGAVAVGINASASPEGVKSAIQEFRGVKRRFEYKGESKGVIVLDDYAHHPTEIAATISAAREYYPGRQIFVAFQPHTYSRTKTFLAHFAEALKLADKVFLLDVYAAREQPDPDLDLDTLLKMIGNNSERVGNVEEASQIIPRFLVDNSVLITMGAGDVTNLGPKILEEFGEM; encoded by the coding sequence GTGAAAGTCCACTTCGTAGGTATTGGTGGTAGTGGTATGAGCTCTCTTGCCGGCATATTAGTCGGCGCAGGTGAGGTGGTTACTGGTTGTGATCGTGTGTTGAACGCCCAGACTGCTGAGTTGGAGCGTAAGGGAGTAACAATCTGGCAAGGTCATGATGAAAGTCACCTTGACGGCGTGGATTGTGTGGTAGTGACTAAGCCTGTGATGAATACTTCCGAGGTGCTATCAGCTGTCGAAAAGGGTCTCAAGGTAGTTGATAGGGCAGAGCTACTCGGTCAGCTGATGAATGGCAAAAAAGGCATTGCTATTGCCGGCACCCATGGTAAGACCACTACAACAGCCCTCGTCGCTGAGATATTGATTAGGAGTGGTGTTGATCCCACTGTATTAGTGGGTGGTGTGCCAGTGGGGTGGGAGATCGGTGGACGCTACGGCAAGGATGAATGGATGGTTGCCGAAGCAGATGAGTATGCTCGATCTTTTTTATGGCTGCATCCGGAGCTAGCTGTGATAACTAATATAGAGCACGATCACCCAGACATTTTCCCTACGGAATGCGAGCTTGTTGATGCTTTCTCCAGTTTTCTCAGGGGTATGAAGCCTGACGGGAAAGTCTTCGTTTGTAAAGAGAGCAGGCTAGCTATGGAGGTTGTAAAGGGTATAGCATCCGCAAGTCGCTTGTATTATCAGACTTATGGTGTTGAAGGCGGTTGTGACTGGTCGGCTCGAGTAACCAGGAAAGTTGGCGGCGTTACATGTTTTGACATAATTGGCCCGGACTTCATGCTTGAGGGGCTCAAAACCAGCTTGCCTGGCAGGCATAACTTGATAAATATAGTTGGTGCTGTGGCAGTGGGCATAAATGCAAGTGCTTCGCCTGAGGGCGTAAAATCAGCTATACAAGAGTTTCGTGGTGTAAAGAGAAGGTTTGAGTATAAAGGCGAGTCTAAGGGCGTAATTGTGCTGGACGACTATGCCCATCATCCTACGGAGATAGCAGCAACCATTAGTGCGGCCCGCGAATATTATCCAGGTCGCCAGATATTTGTAGCATTTCAGCCACATACATACAGTCGTACCAAGACATTCCTAGCTCACTTTGCTGAAGCTCTCAAGTTAGCAGATAAAGTATTCTTGCTGGATGTATATGCTGCTCGCGAGCAACCGGATCCGGACCTTGATCTAGATACATTGCTAAAGATGATAGGTAATAACTCTGAGCGCGTTGGGAATGTAGAGGAGGCTTCCCAAATTATACCTAGGTTCTTAGTTGACAACTCTGTACTGATTACTATGGGGGCTGGGGATGTAACTAATCTTGGCCCTAAGATCTTGGAAGAGTTCGGAGAAATGTAG
- the ftsW gene encoding putative lipid II flippase FtsW produces MANTTVRPKFIDAGPIDKWILAPVVGLVALGTVMIYSSSFVGAYMNGLSPNYFLIRHLIWLCIGSLALFITSKINYQCWRRYSVPLMIVALLALAFVVFAPDSIAPEINGAHRWIRLGPLSAQPSEFAKIVFITYAADWLSQKGEKVRNLWYGLIPFGIILGFIIGLIMLEPDMGTSIVFAMIGGVMLFCAGAKIMQLLAGAALAFAAFLVLIIEESYRLNRLTIFLDPWKDPNGLGFHPIQSLFTLGSGGLIGEGLGASRQKFGWLPEAHTDSIMAVIGDELGFVGAVFVLILIIVVAVHGFRTALRSPDAFGSLMATGITTWIVFQSFLNIGVVTLTVPFTGVPMPFISFGGSSLVVLMSAVGILLNLSKYAQPVVEDRKELRRRKLLLRRGMS; encoded by the coding sequence ATGGCTAACACTACCGTCAGGCCCAAGTTCATAGATGCAGGACCTATTGATAAGTGGATCTTGGCGCCTGTCGTAGGCTTAGTAGCTCTTGGAACCGTAATGATTTACAGCTCAAGTTTCGTTGGTGCCTATATGAATGGGTTGTCTCCCAATTATTTTTTGATCAGGCACCTCATCTGGCTTTGTATTGGTAGCTTAGCTTTGTTTATTACCAGCAAGATTAACTATCAGTGTTGGCGTAGATACAGTGTGCCCCTTATGATTGTGGCTCTATTGGCTTTAGCCTTTGTCGTGTTTGCTCCCGACTCCATAGCTCCGGAGATAAACGGTGCACATAGGTGGATACGCCTGGGTCCATTGAGCGCGCAGCCCAGTGAGTTCGCAAAGATAGTTTTCATTACATATGCAGCTGATTGGCTATCTCAAAAAGGGGAGAAAGTACGTAATCTTTGGTATGGGCTCATACCATTCGGTATTATTCTGGGGTTCATAATAGGGCTAATAATGCTTGAACCTGACATGGGGACTTCTATTGTATTCGCCATGATAGGTGGGGTAATGCTGTTCTGTGCAGGAGCCAAGATAATGCAGCTACTTGCGGGAGCAGCTTTGGCCTTTGCTGCCTTTTTGGTTTTGATCATAGAGGAAAGCTACAGATTGAACAGGTTAACTATTTTCCTCGATCCGTGGAAGGACCCCAATGGCTTGGGATTTCATCCAATACAGTCTCTGTTTACCTTGGGCTCAGGAGGTCTAATAGGTGAGGGACTTGGAGCCAGCAGGCAGAAGTTTGGCTGGTTACCCGAGGCCCACACGGACTCCATTATGGCGGTAATTGGTGATGAGTTGGGATTTGTGGGGGCAGTGTTTGTATTAATTCTCATTATAGTAGTGGCAGTCCATGGCTTTAGGACTGCTCTTAGATCTCCTGATGCTTTCGGATCACTCATGGCCACTGGCATAACTACTTGGATAGTTTTCCAGTCCTTTCTGAATATTGGAGTGGTCACTCTTACAGTACCTTTCACAGGTGTTCCAATGCCATTTATATCTTTTGGTGGGTCCTCACTAGTTGTATTAATGTCCGCAGTAGGCATCTTGTTAAACCTTAGTAAGTACGCTCAGCCTGTTGTTGAGGACAGAAAGGAACTACGTAGACGCAAGTTGCTGTTGCGCAGAGGAATGTCATGA
- the murD gene encoding UDP-N-acetylmuramoyl-L-alanine--D-glutamate ligase yields MGTRIEEAYKDLEGKKALVLGLGVHGGALGVARFLAEHGAEVTVTDLRPESELAESLEALKDLDIRYVLGEHRPEDILSADFIVRNPAVPRESKWLELARENGIPVLMEMNLFWRYCPAPITAITGSKGKSTTTSWLGHISKLWRPDTVVAGNLRVSALSMLPQISEDTPVILELSSWQLEAFEVGGEAPHVSCITNISYDHLNRYPSFEAYYNSKRWIYRNQKTTDYAVFNYDDPIVSRFVEDCLAQVRWFSRSSHVKPGGYIDNDYIYLVDETGSTRKLLQVHELQLPGEHNRMNALAAAVLASAMNIPDEFIVEGLRTFKGLPDRLELVSVIDGVKYINDTTSTVPASTIAALKAVEGEVVLLAGGASKNVPFDELADFICQKKVRVVLLEGSATADLQTAINKRCPELIVGTFSSLESALEAARSVARPGHTVLLSPACASFGMFRNEFHRGQLFKDLVHKMEGKGTQHG; encoded by the coding sequence ATGGGTACTAGGATCGAAGAGGCTTATAAGGATCTTGAGGGGAAAAAAGCTCTGGTGCTTGGATTAGGCGTACACGGAGGAGCACTTGGAGTAGCTAGGTTCCTTGCTGAGCATGGCGCAGAAGTCACTGTAACGGATTTGAGACCAGAAAGTGAGTTGGCTGAGAGCTTAGAAGCCTTGAAGGATTTGGATATTAGATATGTGCTGGGGGAGCATAGACCTGAGGATATCCTCTCAGCAGATTTCATAGTACGCAATCCTGCTGTGCCCAGAGAGTCCAAATGGCTCGAACTAGCGCGGGAGAATGGGATTCCTGTGCTGATGGAGATGAACCTATTCTGGCGTTATTGTCCAGCTCCGATTACCGCCATTACTGGCTCTAAGGGCAAGAGCACAACTACCTCCTGGTTAGGACATATCAGTAAGCTTTGGCGTCCCGACACAGTAGTGGCCGGAAATCTCAGAGTTTCTGCCCTGAGTATGCTGCCTCAGATCAGTGAAGATACCCCTGTCATCCTCGAACTATCTAGTTGGCAGCTAGAGGCTTTCGAAGTTGGTGGCGAAGCTCCACATGTAAGCTGTATCACGAATATATCTTACGATCACCTCAACAGATATCCCAGCTTCGAGGCTTACTACAACAGCAAGAGGTGGATATATCGCAACCAGAAGACTACTGACTATGCTGTGTTCAACTACGATGACCCTATTGTGTCACGTTTCGTGGAAGATTGCCTGGCTCAGGTTAGATGGTTTAGTCGTTCAAGCCATGTTAAGCCAGGTGGTTATATAGATAACGATTACATCTATCTAGTTGATGAGACGGGTAGTACTAGGAAACTCCTCCAAGTGCACGAGCTCCAGCTACCAGGAGAGCACAACAGGATGAATGCTCTTGCTGCTGCCGTATTAGCCTCAGCCATGAACATACCAGATGAATTTATTGTAGAAGGTCTTAGGACTTTCAAGGGGCTTCCTGATAGGTTGGAGCTAGTATCGGTCATTGATGGAGTAAAGTACATCAACGATACCACAAGCACTGTGCCGGCATCTACGATCGCGGCCCTTAAGGCTGTAGAAGGTGAAGTAGTGTTACTGGCTGGGGGAGCCTCCAAAAATGTGCCCTTTGACGAACTAGCTGATTTTATATGCCAGAAGAAGGTTCGTGTCGTTCTCTTGGAAGGCTCTGCTACTGCGGATTTGCAAACAGCAATTAACAAAAGGTGCCCTGAGCTAATAGTTGGGACCTTTTCTAGCTTAGAATCTGCACTAGAGGCAGCAAGAAGCGTAGCTAGACCTGGTCACACGGTTTTGCTGTCTCCTGCCTGTGCGAGCTTTGGAATGTTCAGAAACGAGTTCCACAGGGGGCAGTTATTTAAAGATCTAGTGCACAAGATGGAAGGGAAAGGGACTCAGCATGGCTAA
- a CDS encoding lipid II:glycine glycyltransferase FemX, giving the protein MSKELMDISFIADRDLWDRFVSSYGGNFLQSWEWGEVKRGHGWFPLRLALIKDDTPVLAAQVLFRKLFGLTVAYVPRGPVGKAEGDELDKFIYGLHKVARANHAIFIRIEPPREVPWARLLEGAVISENTIQPRATLTVDLSVGEEAILKSMRSKTRYYVRQSEKLGVTTREGSLEDVKVFYDLLEETSSRARFGIHAYDYYKDVYQQFVGKDLGKLILAEWQGEVIAGVFTIAFGNYGVYLYAASKTDHRDKYPNYLLQWKAMQWCAMKGCKTYDLWGVPLKAAREFKNPTSGSPDISGQNEGLWGVYGFKRHFGREAVIYPPALDYPYIRPLYLAWFRLRGAESE; this is encoded by the coding sequence GTGTCTAAAGAACTAATGGATATTAGCTTTATAGCAGATAGAGATCTCTGGGATAGATTTGTCTCGTCATATGGGGGTAATTTCTTGCAGAGCTGGGAGTGGGGAGAAGTCAAGCGCGGGCACGGCTGGTTTCCCCTTCGGCTAGCGCTTATTAAAGATGACACCCCTGTGTTAGCTGCACAGGTGCTATTCAGAAAGCTTTTCGGCCTCACTGTAGCTTACGTACCCAGAGGACCGGTCGGAAAGGCTGAAGGCGATGAATTAGATAAATTTATCTACGGTCTACATAAGGTGGCCAGGGCTAATCACGCGATCTTTATTCGTATTGAACCTCCAAGGGAAGTGCCTTGGGCTCGACTGCTAGAGGGCGCTGTTATCAGCGAGAACACTATACAACCTCGAGCAACCCTAACGGTTGATCTTTCTGTTGGTGAAGAGGCAATTCTTAAGTCCATGAGATCTAAGACCCGATACTACGTAAGGCAGTCTGAGAAATTGGGTGTTACCACCAGGGAAGGTTCTTTGGAGGATGTCAAGGTCTTCTATGATCTATTGGAGGAGACTTCCAGCAGAGCAAGATTCGGGATACACGCTTATGACTATTACAAGGATGTATACCAGCAGTTTGTAGGAAAAGACCTCGGTAAGCTCATCCTGGCAGAGTGGCAGGGAGAAGTCATAGCCGGAGTGTTCACGATAGCCTTCGGTAATTATGGCGTGTATCTGTATGCTGCTTCAAAAACTGATCATAGGGATAAATATCCTAACTACCTGCTGCAGTGGAAGGCCATGCAATGGTGTGCCATGAAAGGCTGTAAAACGTACGATCTCTGGGGAGTTCCTTTAAAAGCTGCTCGGGAATTTAAGAATCCTACAAGTGGTTCTCCGGATATTAGTGGGCAAAACGAGGGTCTATGGGGTGTCTATGGCTTCAAGCGACATTTTGGCAGGGAAGCAGTTATATATCCCCCTGCTCTAGACTACCCTTATATTCGACCCTTGTATCTTGCTTGGTTTAGGCTAAGAGGAGCAGAGAGTGAGTAG
- the murJ gene encoding murein biosynthesis integral membrane protein MurJ: protein MTARLARFAFIMAVAFVLSRVLGLVRDQVILALIGPGRDYDAYLLALQVPDLLFILMSGGAFSAAFIPVFTRLIQSHGDDEAWDMASGVMWTTVSIAVVLILLVWIFAPQIVAYGIARRSHDPYVVQKTTELLRLVVFQPLFLLLASVATAVLQSFDRFLVPAIGPIIYNISIIVSTLLFSRWLGIDAVAIGVVVGAVLFFLIQLPFLLQMGLSTRWQPPFANQHVRRTFILLAPRIVGQAAVQVNTMVALYLAAGLGTGRVTAFRVASLLFALPVSLFGTSVATAAFPALSREAGAMDIAAYKSVLKRAVKGVIFFILPASVGMMLLREPIIALLFERGKFTREDTLLTAQPFFFFAVGMWAYALVDMLPRAFYALQDTLTPLKVALVTVLLDIFVSFILVGPLGLRGLAFAFSLATIVQVLALSYLLRSRVGEWIDSEMINFLLKCCIATVLMGGLLILLRPWVVNYHLLSFPDFLVRLLIVIAVAAGGYLGVSTALGQSEVRVVLNMVLRK from the coding sequence TTGACTGCTCGTCTTGCTAGGTTTGCTTTCATAATGGCTGTGGCTTTCGTACTTAGTCGTGTGCTTGGACTGGTACGAGATCAGGTTATCCTAGCCTTGATTGGCCCTGGAAGGGACTACGATGCCTATCTGCTAGCCCTTCAAGTGCCGGATCTGCTCTTCATACTAATGTCAGGTGGCGCGTTTAGTGCAGCTTTTATCCCTGTTTTTACCCGATTGATTCAGAGTCATGGGGATGATGAAGCCTGGGATATGGCTAGTGGGGTAATGTGGACTACTGTATCTATAGCCGTAGTCCTCATACTTTTAGTGTGGATATTCGCACCTCAGATAGTTGCCTATGGAATTGCCAGAAGATCGCACGACCCTTATGTAGTTCAGAAGACTACAGAGCTATTGCGTCTGGTAGTATTCCAACCGCTCTTTCTACTGCTAGCTAGCGTAGCCACTGCAGTGCTCCAGTCGTTTGATCGGTTCCTTGTACCCGCAATTGGTCCTATTATCTACAACATCAGCATAATTGTTTCTACGTTGCTTTTCTCAAGATGGCTGGGAATTGACGCAGTTGCCATTGGCGTGGTGGTGGGAGCTGTTTTGTTCTTTCTTATTCAACTCCCTTTTCTCCTGCAAATGGGATTATCTACAAGATGGCAGCCACCGTTCGCAAACCAACATGTTAGACGTACATTTATCCTGCTTGCCCCTCGAATAGTTGGCCAAGCTGCAGTGCAAGTCAATACCATGGTGGCATTATACCTAGCTGCGGGTTTGGGTACCGGTAGAGTAACAGCATTTAGAGTGGCTTCGCTTCTGTTTGCTCTGCCAGTCAGCTTATTTGGTACTAGTGTGGCTACGGCAGCGTTTCCAGCCTTGTCAAGAGAAGCAGGTGCTATGGATATAGCCGCATACAAGAGCGTTCTCAAGCGTGCTGTCAAGGGTGTTATATTCTTTATATTGCCCGCTAGTGTAGGTATGATGCTTCTAAGAGAGCCTATTATTGCGCTTTTATTCGAGCGTGGTAAGTTCACCAGAGAGGATACTTTACTAACTGCACAACCATTCTTCTTCTTCGCTGTCGGGATGTGGGCATATGCTCTTGTAGACATGCTTCCTCGGGCATTTTATGCTTTGCAAGATACGCTTACCCCTCTGAAGGTAGCCTTGGTAACGGTGTTGCTGGACATATTTGTCTCGTTCATACTTGTTGGGCCGCTTGGGCTACGTGGACTGGCATTTGCCTTTTCACTTGCGACGATAGTTCAGGTCCTGGCCCTCTCCTACCTGCTTAGATCACGTGTAGGTGAATGGATCGATTCGGAGATGATAAACTTCTTGCTCAAGTGCTGTATTGCTACTGTTCTTATGGGTGGACTACTTATTCTCCTTAGACCATGGGTAGTGAATTATCATTTACTTTCTTTCCCTGACTTCCTTGTTAGGCTACTTATTGTTATTGCGGTTGCTGCAGGAGGGTATCTAGGTGTCAGCACTGCGCTAGGGCAAAGTGAGGTGAGAGTAGTACTCAATATGGTTCTAAGAAAGTGA
- a CDS encoding lipid II:glycine glycyltransferase FemX, translating into MADINTVERLRSTRTRKYEVTETRSATREQWDKWLEDSPGGGHILQSYEWGEHKSRYGWKPVRLTLSDSGKVVGVGQFLVRKTPFVGGHVMYCPKGPWIPWDDEDAVRTFFKGVVTVAKRENAHTVKIEPEVLEKNEQVKGILKDLGFRKARYDLQFKTTMVVDLTPSEDEMLARMKGKTRYNIRLAQKKGVRIVEDDTPQALEDLYNLHRITAERDGFVLRPKSYYMAAWTKMKEAGRAHFFFAEHEGERLAGMVVYTFGHKYWYMIGASSNEKRNLMPTYLLQWEVMRWAKSQGLTYYDMVAIPNPDNLNESDPMWGLYRFKSGFGGEIVEFLGIYDLHVNKLRAWAWYNFEPLYYRLYMRLKNDNFY; encoded by the coding sequence ATGGCGGATATCAATACTGTGGAGAGACTACGCTCAACTCGCACGAGAAAATATGAGGTCACCGAGACCAGAAGTGCTACCCGGGAACAATGGGACAAGTGGCTTGAGGACAGCCCCGGAGGTGGACACATTCTTCAGAGCTACGAATGGGGCGAGCACAAAAGCAGGTATGGTTGGAAACCAGTGCGCTTGACCTTGAGTGATAGCGGCAAGGTAGTAGGGGTTGGGCAGTTTCTAGTGCGCAAGACACCATTCGTTGGGGGACATGTTATGTACTGTCCTAAGGGTCCATGGATACCTTGGGATGATGAGGATGCGGTGCGCACTTTCTTCAAAGGTGTAGTCACAGTTGCCAAGCGTGAGAATGCACATACGGTAAAAATTGAGCCAGAGGTTCTAGAAAAGAATGAGCAAGTCAAAGGTATCCTCAAGGACCTGGGATTTAGAAAGGCTCGATATGACTTGCAGTTTAAGACCACGATGGTGGTGGATCTTACCCCATCGGAAGATGAGATGTTGGCTCGTATGAAGGGCAAGACACGCTACAACATAAGGTTGGCTCAGAAGAAGGGCGTGCGTATTGTTGAGGATGATACTCCACAGGCATTAGAGGACCTATATAACCTTCACAGGATCACTGCTGAAAGGGACGGCTTTGTGCTTAGGCCCAAGAGTTACTACATGGCTGCCTGGACGAAGATGAAGGAAGCAGGCAGAGCACATTTCTTCTTCGCCGAACACGAGGGTGAAAGATTGGCAGGAATGGTAGTTTATACCTTCGGGCACAAGTATTGGTATATGATAGGTGCTTCAAGTAATGAGAAGCGGAACCTAATGCCCACTTACTTATTGCAGTGGGAAGTTATGCGTTGGGCTAAGTCCCAGGGACTTACCTACTACGACATGGTGGCCATACCTAACCCAGATAACCTAAATGAAAGTGATCCGATGTGGGGGCTCTACCGATTCAAGAGTGGTTTTGGTGGAGAGATAGTTGAGTTCCTCGGCATATACGATCTACACGTCAATAAGCTCCGCGCTTGGGCCTGGTATAACTTTGAGCCACTCTATTACAGGCTGTATATGCGCCTCAAGAACGATAACTTCTACTAA
- the mraY gene encoding phospho-N-acetylmuramoyl-pentapeptide-transferase, whose product MIPLALLSMFQTEVKLARIEVMREALLLSALTFLVTLIIGRPIINELRRRGIGKKIRIEGPQTHLVKEGTPTMGGIMIWLGVFLVNAIFNVRYWWIYERRSLILPLLVVLACGTLGAIDDLLNLSGGKSSGLTARFKFLWLTVIATGAGIVLHYWFELDSMYIPFYGKVPIGVFYIPIAIFVIVATSNAVNLSDGLDTLAGGLLALSFAAYGIIAFLQGQRYIVTLCFTTIGALLAFLWYNAHPAEVIMGDTGALSLGALLAVVALMTGQWLLLPIIGLMFVAITLSVILQVGYFKLTGGKRLFRMAPLHNHFELKGWAETQIAMRFWIVGVAAALVGVALALS is encoded by the coding sequence ATGATACCCCTAGCCCTCCTCAGCATGTTTCAGACCGAGGTAAAGCTGGCACGCATCGAGGTGATGCGTGAGGCTTTGCTGTTGTCGGCCCTGACGTTCCTGGTCACCTTAATTATTGGCAGACCTATTATCAATGAACTCAGAAGGCGTGGTATAGGTAAGAAGATCAGGATTGAGGGGCCACAGACCCACCTTGTAAAGGAAGGAACACCGACAATGGGTGGGATCATGATTTGGTTAGGCGTGTTCCTCGTCAACGCGATCTTCAACGTAAGATACTGGTGGATCTACGAGAGGCGATCCCTGATACTGCCACTGCTAGTTGTTCTTGCCTGTGGTACTCTGGGCGCTATTGATGACTTACTCAATTTGAGCGGTGGAAAGAGCAGCGGACTTACGGCTAGATTCAAGTTTCTCTGGCTAACGGTCATAGCAACTGGCGCTGGCATAGTTCTTCACTATTGGTTTGAGCTAGATAGCATGTATATACCATTTTATGGAAAGGTGCCTATTGGTGTTTTCTATATACCCATAGCTATATTTGTTATTGTGGCTACCAGCAACGCTGTGAATCTAAGTGATGGATTAGATACTTTAGCAGGCGGGTTATTAGCTTTGAGCTTTGCTGCTTACGGCATAATCGCTTTCCTACAGGGACAAAGGTACATAGTCACTCTATGCTTTACGACGATAGGAGCTCTTCTAGCTTTTCTGTGGTATAACGCTCATCCTGCCGAGGTGATAATGGGAGATACAGGGGCGCTTTCCTTAGGAGCTCTATTAGCCGTTGTAGCGCTCATGACTGGCCAGTGGCTCCTGCTGCCTATTATTGGCCTTATGTTTGTCGCTATTACCCTGAGCGTGATCCTGCAGGTTGGTTATTTCAAGCTGACAGGAGGTAAGAGGCTGTTCAGGATGGCTCCCTTGCATAACCATTTCGAACTCAAGGGTTGGGCAGAGACTCAGATAGCTATGCGGTTTTGGATCGTGGGTGTAGCAGCAGCTTTAGTAGGTGTTGCTCTAGCACTCTCATAG
- a CDS encoding UDP-N-acetylmuramoyl-tripeptide--D-alanyl-D-alanine ligase encodes MKLRDIKEGTNGKILSGSTLDLEREVGDITTDSRLVKKGDVFIAIKGERVDGHDYIQDAVSRGAQALVLSRTPSIQIPESVLALEVDDTVLALGKLAAYWRNKMPAKTIGITGSVGKTSTKEVTASILSRKFVTLRSQKSYNNEIGLPLTLLGLTPEVEVAVLEMGGAYRMGEIEYLCSIAKPFIGVVIVVGYAHIGRMGSLERIAENKSELVRSLPSEGFAILNRDDHRVKAMADVTKAHVVWYGLDEESYIRATDVVSEGLNGIRFVLHIGDRSYQVKAPLLGRHSVHTILASVAVAHVMGMEDQEIVHAIKELPPGLRLIVNKGINGSTILDDTYNANPTSMLAALNLLNDIEGHRIAVLGDMAELGHFTEEGHLKVGARAAEVCDKLYTVGELAQIIARGALQAGMNPGDVVTLKDYQEAIDVLKRDLHEGDVVLVKASRIVSLDKLVAALTVQNEVVQ; translated from the coding sequence ATGAAGTTGCGTGACATAAAAGAGGGGACGAACGGGAAAATACTTTCTGGTTCTACACTCGATCTTGAAAGAGAAGTCGGTGATATAACCACCGACTCTCGTCTTGTTAAGAAGGGCGATGTCTTTATCGCTATTAAAGGCGAGCGGGTCGATGGTCATGATTATATTCAGGATGCAGTATCAAGGGGTGCTCAGGCGTTAGTGCTGAGTAGAACCCCATCCATCCAAATCCCAGAGAGCGTCTTAGCACTTGAAGTCGATGACACTGTCTTAGCACTTGGCAAGCTAGCTGCCTATTGGCGCAATAAAATGCCTGCTAAAACTATAGGCATTACCGGAAGTGTTGGTAAAACAAGCACTAAAGAGGTGACTGCTTCGATCCTCAGCAGAAAGTTCGTAACTCTTCGTAGCCAAAAGAGCTATAACAACGAGATAGGACTACCTCTTACTCTACTTGGGCTAACACCCGAGGTGGAGGTTGCTGTTCTTGAAATGGGTGGTGCCTATAGGATGGGAGAGATAGAGTATCTATGTTCTATAGCCAAGCCTTTTATAGGGGTGGTCATAGTAGTGGGTTATGCTCACATAGGCCGCATGGGAAGCCTGGAGAGGATTGCTGAGAACAAGTCTGAGCTTGTTAGATCTCTTCCCTCCGAAGGTTTTGCAATCTTGAATAGAGACGACCACCGCGTCAAGGCCATGGCTGATGTAACTAAAGCACACGTGGTTTGGTATGGACTCGATGAAGAGTCCTATATACGAGCAACTGATGTCGTAAGTGAGGGTCTGAACGGAATAAGGTTCGTCCTACACATAGGCGATAGGTCTTATCAGGTTAAGGCACCCCTACTTGGTAGGCATAGCGTGCATACGATATTGGCTAGCGTTGCGGTAGCGCACGTGATGGGAATGGAAGACCAGGAGATAGTACATGCAATCAAGGAGTTACCACCTGGTCTTAGGTTGATAGTTAACAAGGGCATCAATGGTAGCACCATCTTAGACGATACTTACAACGCTAACCCAACATCTATGCTCGCAGCTCTTAATTTGCTGAATGATATCGAGGGGCATAGGATAGCTGTCTTAGGAGATATGGCGGAGCTTGGGCACTTTACGGAAGAGGGGCACTTGAAAGTAGGCGCTAGAGCTGCTGAGGTCTGCGACAAGCTCTATACGGTTGGCGAACTTGCACAGATAATAGCTAGAGGCGCTTTGCAGGCGGGGATGAATCCGGGTGATGTGGTGACCTTGAAGGATTACCAGGAAGCGATAGATGTGCTGAAGAGAGACTTACATGAGGGCGATGTAGTACTCGTAAAGGCTTCAAGGATAGTTTCTCTGGATAAGCTTGTTGCCGCTCTTACCGTTCAGAATGAGGTGGTCCAATGA